From a single Anaerolineales bacterium genomic region:
- the fmt gene encoding methionyl-tRNA formyltransferase, protein MPINIVFMGSPDFALPSLRALTQHYHVVGVVTQPDRASGRGRELKPPPVKTLALELGLPIIQPQKLREPEAMAQLQAWKPDLIIVAAFGQILKKDVLDLPRFGCVNVHASLLPRWRGAAPINAAILAGDEETGVTIMQMDVGLDTGPMLAKRSIRLHPDDTAGSVFQALSTLGADLLIETLPDYIDGKIIPQTQPEEGATYAPMLTKEDGRLEFSKPAAELERRVRAMNPWPGAFMELDGAILKVHRAHVDAGNASAGQRLVVQNQPAVGAGGGILILEEVQPAGKKPMSGTSFLAGARNWLV, encoded by the coding sequence ATGCCCATCAACATTGTCTTCATGGGGTCGCCTGATTTTGCCCTGCCAAGTCTGCGCGCGCTCACGCAACATTATCATGTTGTCGGTGTCGTCACCCAGCCGGATCGCGCCTCCGGGCGCGGGCGCGAACTCAAGCCGCCGCCTGTCAAGACACTCGCGCTGGAGTTGGGGCTCCCCATCATCCAGCCGCAAAAATTGCGCGAGCCGGAAGCCATGGCTCAATTACAGGCATGGAAACCCGATCTCATAATCGTTGCCGCGTTCGGTCAAATTCTCAAAAAAGACGTTCTCGACTTACCCAGGTTCGGGTGTGTGAACGTCCATGCCTCCCTGCTTCCGCGTTGGCGCGGCGCGGCTCCTATCAATGCCGCCATCCTTGCCGGGGATGAAGAGACCGGCGTGACCATCATGCAAATGGATGTGGGACTCGACACCGGTCCCATGCTCGCCAAACGCTCCATCCGCCTCCACCCGGACGATACGGCTGGTTCTGTCTTCCAAGCCTTGTCTACCCTCGGAGCGGACCTGCTGATCGAAACCCTGCCCGATTACATAGATGGAAAGATCATCCCGCAGACTCAGCCAGAAGAAGGCGCAACCTACGCTCCGATGTTGACGAAAGAGGATGGTCGGCTTGAGTTCTCCAAGCCTGCGGCAGAATTGGAACGGAGAGTCCGCGCGATGAACCCGTGGCCCGGCGCATTCATGGAACTTGACGGAGCGATCCTCAAAGTCCATCGCGCGCACGTGGATGCGGGAAATGCGTCAGCGGGGCAGAGGCTGGTAGTTCAGAATCAACCTGCGGTCGGGGCGGGAGGCGGGATCCTCATCCTGGAGGAAGTACAGCCCGCGGGGAAAAAGCCCATGAGCGGAACGTCGTTTTTGGCGGGCGCGCGCAATTGGCTTGTATAA